One Gammaproteobacteria bacterium DNA segment encodes these proteins:
- a CDS encoding thermonuclease family protein, with protein sequence MPRRPLYTLPAALLALVACVSSATEQECVADRTDERARVAMVYDGDTVRLADGRKLRLIGLDTPEMDHGGAAAQPYAEQARSSLNDLLAEHPFIRLRYDAVRQDRYQRTLAHVYLEDGRSVTALLIEQGLATALTVPPDLWNHTCYQAAEQRARAARRGIWSLPSYQPVASTALAPGAEGFHRIRGRVTRVSESRGSVWLALEGNVALRIARDDLHYFSTPPEQWRGRTLTVRGWPHADTTGRLVIRVRHPAALEIAD encoded by the coding sequence GTGCCCCGCCGCCCGCTTTACACACTGCCTGCAGCCCTTCTGGCGCTGGTGGCGTGTGTCAGCAGCGCCACGGAACAGGAGTGTGTCGCTGACCGCACCGATGAGCGTGCCCGCGTCGCAATGGTCTACGACGGCGACACCGTCAGGCTCGCCGATGGCCGCAAACTACGCCTGATCGGGCTCGACACCCCCGAAATGGATCATGGTGGTGCAGCTGCTCAACCCTATGCCGAGCAAGCCCGCTCAAGCTTGAACGATCTGCTGGCAGAGCATCCATTCATACGCCTGCGTTACGACGCAGTGCGGCAAGATCGTTACCAGCGCACACTTGCCCATGTCTATCTTGAGGATGGGCGCAGCGTCACGGCCCTGCTCATCGAGCAGGGTCTGGCCACGGCACTGACCGTGCCCCCCGACCTGTGGAACCACACCTGCTACCAGGCCGCAGAACAACGCGCACGTGCTGCACGGCGCGGCATCTGGTCGCTGCCATCCTATCAACCAGTCGCATCCACCGCGCTCGCCCCCGGGGCCGAGGGCTTTCATCGCATCCGCGGGCGGGTAACGCGGGTCAGCGAAAGCCGCGGATCGGTGTGGCTGGCGCTTGAGGGCAATGTTGCTTTGCGCATTGCCCGTGACGATTTACACTATTTCTCGACGCCGCCTGAGCAATGGCGCGGGCGTACCCTCACGGTACGCGGCTGGCCGCACGCAGACACTACAGGCAGACTGGTCA
- the rpmE gene encoding 50S ribosomal protein L31 encodes MKPDIHPAYQDIKVTCSCGNSFQTRSTADKDQHLDVCSSCHPFFTGKQKISDTGGRVDKFRQKYGRSTKP; translated from the coding sequence ATGAAACCGGATATTCACCCCGCCTATCAGGACATCAAAGTTACCTGCAGCTGCGGCAACAGCTTCCAGACCCGTTCCACAGCAGACAAGGATCAGCATCTGGATGTGTGCTCCAGCTGCCACCCCTTCTTTACCGGCAAGCAGAAGATTAGCGACACCGGCGGCCGGGTAGACAAATTCCGCCAGAAGTACGGGCGCAGCACCAAGCCATAA
- a CDS encoding DUF3135 domain-containing protein, with translation MQTAFDWDIDFDRWSELARSDPAAFERQREVLVNQAISRTVVEHQHRLRCLQWRVDKVRERSGTALAACIRISAMMWDAVMGQGGLVDQLEALREAAPAHTFRPYTLPQRASAAKPTGLATVLPFPDKNGVNSRPRLAVEEELP, from the coding sequence ATGCAAACAGCGTTTGATTGGGATATTGACTTCGATAGGTGGTCTGAACTCGCCCGCTCCGATCCCGCAGCGTTTGAACGGCAGCGTGAAGTGCTCGTCAACCAAGCTATTTCCCGCACCGTTGTGGAGCATCAGCACCGCCTGCGGTGCCTGCAATGGCGCGTCGACAAGGTGCGGGAACGGTCGGGCACCGCACTTGCCGCCTGCATCCGCATTTCCGCCATGATGTGGGACGCCGTGATGGGACAGGGCGGCCTGGTTGACCAGCTGGAGGCCTTGCGCGAGGCTGCTCCCGCGCATACCTTTCGCCCGTATACCCTCCCGCAAAGGGCATCTGCCGCCAAACCGACGGGTCTCGCAACCGTACTGCCCTTTCCGGACAAAAATGGCGTGAACAGCAGGCCCCGGCTTGCTGTAGAGGAAGAACTCCCGTAA
- a CDS encoding glycogen/starch/alpha-glucan phosphorylase — translation MLTKNKTQSLKYECLGMDVESIRQSLANRLEYSAGKDLHTATPRDWTAVVTYTVRDRLIERWMETMRTYYREDSKRVYYLSLEFLTGRALINSLLNLGVLKEYREALDELGLDLEEIAELEPEAALGNGGLGRLAACFLDAMATLGLPGYGYGIRYEYGMFNQRIENGQQVEHPDNWLRYGNPWEFPRAELLYPVHMYGRVVDYVDEHGKSHFQWVEGEEVLAMAYDTPIPGYGTNTVNNMRLWASKSSRDFDLKYFNDGDYIRAVQDKSASESISKVLYPDDSTSSGRGLRLKQEYFFVSASLQDILARFHKTHEDIGKLPDKVAIQLNDTHPAIAIPELMRLLVDKYHVAWEQAWDITQRTFSYTNHTLLPEALETWPVDLFEVMLPRHLQIIYEINHHFLKQVIHKYPGDLELLRRVSLVQEGGKRCVRMAHLAIVGSHKVNGVAALHTHLLQTTLFADFDRIFPGRIINKTNGITPRLWLNQANPPLAQLIGSHIGDRWITRLDELKKLEPLANDSSFRAAFRAAKNENKQRLARLIKQRLGIEIRTDSMFDVQVKRIHEYKRQLLNLLHVITLYNRIRTSGTEGIVPRTVIFAGKAAPGYAIAKLIIKLINDVAEVINNDPNVHGHLKVVFIPNYNVSTALDIIPAADLSQHISTAGTEASGTGNMKFALNGSLIIGTLDGANVEIREEVGSENIFIFGRTTDEVQRLRHEGYQPWEYYHGDDQLRQVLDMIGSGYFSPNAPRMYHSIIDGLLDGGDRYMLLADYASYVECHEHAARLYLDQEEWTRRAILNTASMGKFSCDRTIREYAEEIWGVAPVDVTLQCPI, via the coding sequence ATGCTGACTAAAAACAAGACCCAGTCACTGAAGTATGAATGTCTGGGCATGGATGTCGAATCCATCCGCCAGTCGCTGGCCAACCGGCTCGAGTATTCGGCGGGCAAGGATTTGCATACCGCCACCCCGCGCGACTGGACCGCTGTGGTCACCTATACCGTGCGTGACCGGTTGATTGAGCGCTGGATGGAGACCATGCGCACCTATTACCGCGAAGATTCCAAGCGCGTGTATTACCTGTCGCTCGAATTTCTCACCGGTCGGGCGCTGATCAACAGCCTGCTTAATCTGGGCGTACTTAAGGAGTACCGCGAGGCGCTGGATGAGCTGGGTCTTGATCTTGAGGAAATCGCCGAACTTGAGCCCGAGGCGGCGCTAGGCAACGGTGGCCTGGGTCGACTGGCGGCCTGTTTTCTCGATGCCATGGCTACACTCGGCTTGCCCGGTTACGGCTACGGCATCCGCTACGAATACGGCATGTTCAACCAGCGCATCGAGAACGGACAGCAGGTGGAGCACCCTGATAACTGGCTGCGCTATGGCAACCCCTGGGAGTTTCCCCGCGCCGAATTACTGTATCCGGTGCATATGTATGGTCGCGTGGTGGATTACGTGGATGAGCACGGCAAGTCCCATTTCCAGTGGGTGGAGGGGGAAGAGGTGCTGGCCATGGCCTATGACACGCCGATTCCGGGTTACGGTACCAACACCGTTAACAATATGCGTTTGTGGGCCAGCAAGTCCTCACGCGATTTCGATCTCAAGTACTTCAATGACGGTGACTACATCCGTGCCGTGCAGGACAAAAGCGCCTCGGAGAGTATCTCCAAGGTGTTATATCCGGACGACAGCACCAGCTCGGGGCGCGGGCTGCGCCTCAAGCAGGAATATTTCTTTGTCTCCGCTTCGCTGCAGGATATTCTCGCGCGCTTTCACAAGACCCACGAAGACATCGGCAAGCTGCCTGACAAGGTGGCGATCCAGCTCAATGATACGCACCCGGCGATTGCCATACCGGAGTTGATGCGGTTGCTGGTGGATAAATACCATGTCGCCTGGGAACAGGCCTGGGATATTACCCAGCGCACATTTTCCTATACCAATCACACCCTGTTGCCGGAGGCGCTGGAGACGTGGCCGGTCGACCTGTTTGAGGTCATGTTGCCGCGTCACTTGCAGATCATCTACGAGATCAACCATCATTTTCTCAAGCAGGTGATACACAAATATCCCGGTGATCTGGAGCTGTTGCGGCGCGTCTCGCTGGTACAGGAGGGCGGTAAACGCTGCGTACGTATGGCGCATCTGGCTATCGTCGGCAGCCACAAGGTCAATGGGGTGGCGGCGCTGCACACCCACCTGCTCCAGACTACGCTGTTCGCCGATTTCGACCGCATCTTTCCCGGTCGCATCATCAACAAGACCAACGGCATCACGCCGCGGTTGTGGCTCAATCAGGCCAACCCGCCGCTGGCGCAACTCATCGGCTCACATATCGGCGACCGCTGGATTACCAGGCTCGATGAGTTGAAAAAGCTGGAGCCGCTGGCGAATGACAGCAGCTTTCGCGCCGCCTTTCGTGCCGCAAAGAATGAGAACAAGCAGCGTCTGGCGCGGTTGATCAAGCAACGCCTGGGAATAGAGATTCGTACTGATTCGATGTTTGACGTGCAAGTCAAACGCATTCACGAATATAAGCGCCAGTTGCTGAACCTGTTGCATGTGATCACGCTTTATAATCGCATACGCACCAGCGGCACGGAGGGGATTGTGCCGCGTACCGTAATCTTCGCGGGCAAGGCCGCTCCGGGCTATGCCATCGCCAAGCTGATCATCAAGCTGATTAATGATGTGGCCGAGGTGATAAACAACGACCCGAATGTGCATGGCCACCTCAAGGTGGTGTTTATCCCGAACTACAATGTTTCCACTGCGCTCGATATCATCCCTGCCGCCGATCTGTCGCAGCATATATCCACGGCGGGCACAGAGGCGTCAGGCACCGGTAACATGAAATTTGCGCTGAACGGCTCGCTGATCATCGGTACGCTGGATGGGGCAAACGTAGAGATACGCGAAGAGGTGGGGTCGGAAAATATCTTCATCTTTGGTCGCACCACGGACGAAGTCCAGCGGCTGCGCCACGAGGGCTATCAGCCATGGGAGTATTACCATGGAGACGATCAACTCAGGCAGGTGCTGGACATGATCGGTTCGGGCTATTTTTCACCCAATGCCCCGAGAATGTATCACTCCATCATCGACGGCCTGCTTGATGGCGGCGATCGCTATATGCTGCTTGCCGACTACGCATCCTACGTGGAGTGCCACGAGCACGCGGCACGGCTATATCTGGATCAGGAAGAGTGGACGCGGCGGGCGATACTGAACACCGCGTCCATGGGCAAATTTTCCTGTGACCGCACCATCCGCGAGTATGCCGAGGAGATATGGGGCGTGGCGCCGGTGGATGTGACGTTGCAGTGCCCGATTTGA